A stretch of Phragmites australis chromosome 12, lpPhrAust1.1, whole genome shotgun sequence DNA encodes these proteins:
- the LOC133887450 gene encoding cytochrome P450 94C1-like — MELSWAARCLGMAFFGFSLCLAALGVVLQLLRRWPWCSCHVCRAYLTGSWARDFTNLGDWYAHLLRESPTGTVHVHLLGCTITANPANVEYMLKTNFDNFPKGKPFAALLGDLLGGGIFNVDGHAWRHQRKMASLELGSVAVRSYAYKIIAQEVEARLMPVLGDAADKGTVVDLQDVFRRFAFDTICKISFELDPGCLEREMPMSKFADAFDTASRLCAMRGAAASPLVWKMKRLLNIGSERELKKAIKLIDELAAAMIRERRKLGVANSHDLLSRFMASVGDAHAVDDKYLRDIVVSFLLAGRDTVSSALTTLFMLLSKNPAVLSAMRAETGGETTPVTYEHLKDLHYTHAVLYENMRLFPPVQFDSKFCAGADVLPDGTYVSGGARVMYHPYAMGRMPRIWGADHDAFRPERWLTGPGRSFVPENLYKYPVFQAGLRVCLGKELAVTEMKAVGVAVVRAFDVEVVGESGRGACAPKFVSGLTASISGGLPVRIRRVRNQTVENVVS, encoded by the coding sequence ATGGAGTTGTCATGGGCCGCACGGTGCTTGGGCATGGCGTTCTTCGGCTTCTCCCTTTGCTTGGCGGCGCTCGGCGTGGTGCTCCAGCTCTTGCGCCGGTGGCCGTGGTGCAGCTGCCATGTGTGCCGGGCGTACCTCACGGGGTCGTGGGCGAGGGACTTCACCAACCTCGGCGACTGGTACGCGCACCTGCTCCGCGAGTCACCCACCGGCACCGTCCACGTCCACCTCCTCGGCTGCACCATCACCGCCAACCCGGCCAACGTCGAGTACATGCTCAAGACCAACTTCGACAACTTCCCCAAGGGCAAGCCCTTCGCCGCGctcctcggcgacctcctcggcGGCGGCATTTTCAACGTCGACGGCCACGCGTGGCGCCACCAGCGCAAGATGGCCAGCCTCGAGCTCGGCAGCGTCGCCGTGCGCTCCTACGCGTACAAGATCATTGCCCAGGAGGTGGAGGCCCGCCTCATGCCGGTCCTGGGCGACGCCGCCGACAAGGGCACGGTGGTCGACCTGCAGGACGTGTTCCGGCGCTTCGCCTTCGACACCATCTGCAAGATCTCGTTCGAGCTCGACCCGGGCTGCCTCGAGCGAGAAATGCCCATGTCTAAGTTTGCCGACGCGTTCGACACCGCGTCGCGGCTCTGCGCCATGCGGGGCGCGGCGGCGTCGCCGTTAGTTTGGAAGATGAAGCGGCTGCTTAACATCGGGTCCGAGAGGGAGCTCAAGAAGGCCATCAAGCTCATCGATGAGCTCGCGGCGGCGATGATCCGGGAGCGCCGGAAGCTGGGCGTCGCCAACAGCCACGACCTCCTGTCCCGGTTCATGGCCTCGGTCGGAGATGCGCACGCCGTGGACGACAAGTACCTCCGCGACATCGTGGTCAGCTTCCTCCTCGCCGGGCGCGACACGGTGTCCTCCGCGCTCACCACGCTCTTCATGCTCCTGTCCAAGAACCCGGCGGTGTTGTCCGCCATGCGCGCAGAGACCGGAGGCGAGACGACGCCGGTCACCTACGAGCACCTCAAGGACCTGCACTACACCCACGCGGTCCTGTACGAGAATATGCGGCTGTTCCCGCCCGTGCAGTTCGACTCCAAGTTCTGCGCCGGCGCCGACGTGCTCCCAGACGGCACCTACGTGTCCGGCGGCGCTCGCGTGATGTACCACCCCTACGCCATGGGCCGCATGCCGCGCATCTGGGGCGCCGACCACGACGCGTTCCGGCCGGAGCGGTGGCTCACGGGCCCCGGCCGGTCCTTCGTCCCGGAGAACCTGTACAAGTACCCGGTGTTCCAGGCCGGCCTCCGCGTGTGCCTCGGCAAGGAGCTCGCGGTCACCGAGATGAAGGCGGTCGGCGTGGCCGTGGTGAGAGCGTTCGACGTCGAGGTGGTCGGGGAGAGTGGCAGGGGCGCCTGCGCGCCAAAGTTCGTGTCAGGGCTCACCGCGTCCATCAGCGGCGGACTCCCAGTGAGGATTAGGAGAGTCAGAAATCAGACAGTTGAAAACGTTGTTTCATGA